A region of Theileria annulata chromosome 2, complete sequence, *** SEQUENCING IN PROGRESS *** DNA encodes the following proteins:
- a CDS encoding transporter protein cg10, putative (8 probable transmembrane helices predicted for TA12005 by TMHMM2.0 at aa 52-74, 89-111, 118-137, 147-169, 240-262, 307-329, 336-358 and 363-385;~Signal anchor predicted for TA12005 by SignalP 2.0 HMM (Signal peptide probability 0.003, signal anchor probability 0.768) with cleavage site probability 0.001 between residues 21 and 22): MLKEGSSLDLSASSSSGTLRSDNSFGNSPLDRITSLLILIYKSIRACFKWIYSKSFGIICILFVILDVLTTVFFKRFIDHTKNYVMFTIQVIIFTFWIIVCCIAILCFLFNREYMKRHFNVRPLVFLGFLDMLSTGLSANGSAHTSGLMLVLLGQISVPLTMVSCKLILSKKYHHYQYISSAIILTFAVLKPILNRTDTTDNRFYNNMLYLLASVPDSIASALREKQYTSKFFHVVKYQFFGFLFHFFYNILYTLLFTLPFNSVKGYFDSLYKLCVNGYKCIFFGVNTITENCGPTLIPTCDNCLEAFKIYCLYILFSSAIRVAYVFIMLDGSVTFTLLLGTVKVPLTSIAFSLRFIAGDSTTSFNLLDVVCFLGIVAGLLLYALGSKKIQEETDLLESPLIDDAESEHELLSTGTEKLMRSEICHDLFT; the protein is encoded by the coding sequence ATGTTGAAGGAAGGTTCTTCTCTTGATTTGAGCGCTTCTAGTTCCTCTGGAACTCTTAGAAGCGACAATTCTTTTGGTAATTCTCCTTTAGATCGCATTACTTCCCtcctaattttaatttataaatcaatTCGTGCCTGTTTCAAATGGATATATTCAAAGTCATTTggtataatttgtatattatttgttattttggATGTTTTAACGACagtattttttaaacgGTTCATTGACCAcactaaaaattatgtaatgTTTACTATTCAGGTGATAATCTTTACATTTTGGATCATAGTCTGTTGTATCGCCATTTTGTGCTTCTTATTTAACCGCGAATATATGAAACGACACTTTAATGTCCGGCCACTAGTGTTCCTAGGATTTCTTGATATGTTGTCCACCGGTTTATCTGCGAATGGAAGCGCCCACACGAGCGGACTGATGCTGGTTCTTTTGGGACAGATTTCAGTCCCACTGACAATGGTTTCATGTAAACTCATCTTGTCAAAGAAGTACCACCACTACCAATACATTAGTTCTGCAATCATCCTAACATTCGCAGTGTTAAAGCCAATCCTGAACAGAACGGATACTACCGATAACAGGTTCTACAACAACATGTTATATCTACTCGCTTCAGTCCCAGACTCTATCGCGTCTGCACTCAGAGAGAAGCAGTATACTTCTAAATTCTTCCATGTAGTAAAATACCAATTTTTTGGATTCCTATTTCACTTCTTCTATAACATACTATATACACTACTATTCACGTTACCATTCAATAGCGTTAAAGGTTACTTCGATTCACTGTATAAACTGTGCGTAAACGGgtataaatgtatattttttgGAGTTAATACTATAACTGAAAATTGTGGACCCACTTTGATACCAACGTGCGATAACTGCTTAGAGGcctttaaaatttactgcctctatatattattcaGCTCTGCCATTAGAGTTGCATATGTTTTCATAATGCTCGACGGTTCAGTTACGTTCACGCTACTTTTGGGTACTGTCAAGGTCCCTCTGACTTCAATCGCATTTTCCCTCCGCTTTATTGCAGGGGATAGTACTACGAGTTTCAACTTACTTGATGTTGTTTGCTTCCTGGGTATTGTTGCAGGGCTACTCCTGTACGCCCTTGGGTCCAAGAAAATCCAGGAAGAAACTGACCTTCTCGAGTCGCCTCTGATCGATGATGCGGAATCGGAACATGAGTTACTAAGTACAGGAACTGAGAAGCTCATGAGATCTGAGATATGCCATGATCTGTTCACTTAA
- a CDS encoding ribosomal protein s29, putative: MGNLFNRHPKTYGQGSHQCCVCFNRHGLIRKYGLEICRQCFRERATIIGFHKYW, encoded by the exons ATGGGAAATCTTTTTAACAGACATCCTAAAACTTACGGCCAAGGAAGTCACCAATG TTGCGTTTGCTTTAATCGTCACGGACTTATAAGGAAGTACGGTCTCGAGATCTGCCGCCAATGCTTCAGAGAACGTGCCACTATAATTGGATTCCACAAG TACTGGTGA
- a CDS encoding DnaJ protein, putative — MEILASAELELELAHSVSKPIPTSSGFVNDPSTESADQTPLRLSNRKVSKFTEEDESLSTHPLVSALFSTRRPRDVSSAVSSGIKSITKGVVVGATGLVMCPVVGLSEDGVKGFFKGVGAGVLAAISLPLAGIGVSLYQLTRGVINTPNAICQKASGKVWNKERRVWEHNWYSLDEEYRKIKSYITSSSEKEFFTNNTNRVNNTEGNDKKVFETELYDILQVPTNASQECIRRSYYRLALRYHPDKNTNADGDNDYNEIFSRLGEAYQILGDEHRRKKYDLNGRSAIDEMPILESQLFFSMLFGTEALEPLIGKLRMALYLELEMRDDLSKTQHDFQKLQQVREVQIAVYLREYIRSFVCGEHDEFRKKVTEYVKELCKNSFSVAVVETLGWTYQNYAKEYIGKRSSFLGISGRIAKSKQKTRNFRKYFKTYVCFLKTAILESGHNRTCDADEAFISDVGVNFNEKSIPVILDAMLNVCLIDIQNTVRAACKRLLKDMSVDSSWRLRRADALLETGKIFLQVAKEAKPNFWGDFTVKEFCQHVNSPKKKSERVNVHYSDEPFY; from the coding sequence ATGGAGATATTGGCATCCGCCGAACTTGAATTGGAGTTGGCCCACTCAGTTTCAAAGCCAATACCAACATCATCGGGTTTTGTGAATGATCCTAGTACCGAATCTGCTGATCAGACCCCCTTAAGGCTTTCTAATCGCAAGGTATCCAAGTTCACAGAAGAGGATGAAAGTTTATCGACCCACCCTTTGGTTTCAGCCTTGTTTAGCACAAGGAGACCTAGAGATGTTTCCAGTGCAGTTTCCTCGGGAATTAAGAGTATTACTAAGGGAGTTGTGGTTGGAGCGACTGGCCTGGTTATGTGTCCGGTTGTTGGCCTATCCGAGGATGGAGTCAAGGGGTTTTTCAAGGGGGTTGGTGCAGGAGTGTTGGCCGCAATTAGTCTACCCTTAGCTGGCATTGGAGTTTCACTGTACCAACTTACACGCGGAGTAATAAACACACCAAATGCGATCTGCCAAAAAGCCTCAGGGAAGGTATGGAACAAAGAACGTCGAGTTTGGGAACATAATTGGTATTCCCTGGACGAGGAGTATAGGAAAATCAAGTCATACATAACTAGCTCCTCAGAAAAGGAATTTTTTACCAATAACACCAATAGAGTAAATAACACCGAAGGTAATGATAAAAAAGTATTTGAGACTGAATTATACGACATATTGCAAGTACCAACAAATGCAAGTCAAGAATGCATAAGAAGATCTTACTACAGGTTAGCTCTAAGGTACCACCCTGACAAAAATACGAACGCTGATGGCGATAACGACTACAACGAGATTTTTTCCCGCTTGGGTGAGGCTTATCAGATTTTGGGGGACGAACACAGGCGCAAAAAGTATGACCTTAATGGACGTTCAGCTATAGACGAGATGCCAATCCTCGAATCACAGCTCTTTTTCAGCATGCTATTTGGCACTGAAGCACTGGAACCGCTTATAGGTAAACTCCGCATGGCTCTGTATTTGGAACTTGAAATGCGGGACGATTTATCTAAAACTCAACACGATTTTCAAAAGCTTCAGCAGGTTCGAGAGGTCCAAATTGCAGTATACCTCCGCGAGTACATCCGCAGCTTCGTGTGCGGTGAACACGACGAGTTCAGAAAGAAGGTGACTGAGTACGTAAAGGAACTCTGCAAGAACAGCTTTTCCGTGGCTGTGGTTGAGACTTTGGGTTGGACGTATCAGAATTACGCCAAGGAGTACATCGGAAAGCGGTCTTCATTCTTGGGCATATCTGGCAGAATAGCCAAGTCAAAGCAGAAGACCAGGAACTTCCGCAAATATTTCAAGACCTACGTCTGCTTTTTAAAAACTGCCATTTTGGAGTCTGGCCACAACCGCACCTGCGATGCTGATGAGGCTTTTATCTCAGACGTTGGCGTCAATTTTAACGAGAAATCAATCCCCGTAATCCTTGACGCCATGCTCAATGTTTGCCTCATTGACATCCAAAACACTGTTCGTGCCGCCTGCAAGCGTCTTCTCAAGGACATGTCAGTCGACTCTTCCTGGCGTCTAAGGCGTGCTGATGCTCTACTTGAGACTGGGAAGATCTTTTTACAAGTTGCCAAGGAGGCCAAGCCTAACTTTTGGGGCGACTTCACTGTCAAAGAATTTTGTCAGCACGTGAACTCCCCAAAGAAAAAAAGCGAACGCGTAAACGTTCACTACTCAGATGAGCCATTTTACTAA
- a CDS encoding uncharacterized protein (1 probable transmembrane helix predicted for TA11985 by TMHMM2.0 at aa 713-735), translated as MQTLTSSIKNSRIGKVPQIGLRAVNKLHDGHTSDKFWVDYIDYVGNRENFKKLSPHSKCLLTCVITKFDRNLLKKTRSDELLVSIFSDVINARSIPLLNLELLNMILVSSYTLGIPLSNQQLDLILDSIHQHISTNNLFNYSNSDKTTETTNETSVVRMGIEDIISILHSLASLARRFPSHLGRIRDSKAFDSFLCNIESYLKLLNPREFSLVLFSLHNLNLINHNNNLVSVFYKAGIEILSTFDNQSISTVLYISANDRNLSRLFKLFKKRIDSIIRSNYPCDPAHSNTIDDKISHGGNPKFTGRESCNILCSLIKKGTLEQFHKPFLEQSISDMNLQELCNLCSLLIKNKYPNLDLSNSVVLDSLTISNCFHEWEIENNDILDRLIQAITTNGNFVFNQKSVLLLHYLTKLKYSNLNSLFSMFLDNFNPNHINSSQLILFYNSIMNAYSVKLEGLDLHPGPDSGTEVILKLMNKVETEILGLDFNKLGKIDLFTLGKSRNILISKKLLKHIYATESAIDNLDTIYAITKSTDNHALSSRINSLISKINPLDFLNSNDTKHRNFTNYLNIVSNLRNTELLKQLVRKTLDTGNYSNNFVTLLAILNCCKKLHYCDSNVEALMSRLVYLFSHKNCLEDYKNFKSKESIHTNFDNSLDDFLSVLYHLDYFSSSRKYDEIITQSLQNVMNTVYNNKLDENVRILSGKNELEKFESILFNISALVFNAVVSSSVLVMYIKYYFSQSATISPTVLKTLSMHSGCLDSLTLEELRLINSVEFERRPNYRKDENSIQTSVFSILGKIGIKSLPEEQVFDYYVDLLIT; from the exons ATGCAAACTTTAACATCTAGTATTAAAAACTCTAGAATTGGAAAAGTCCCTCAAATAGGCCTTCGGGCAGTAAATAAACTCCATGATGGGCACACTTCTGATAAATTTTG GGTCGATTATATCGATTATGTTGGGAATCGCgagaattttaaaaaattaagcCCACATTCCAAATGCCTCTTAACATGTGTTATTACCAAGTTTGACAGGAATTTGCTTAAAAAAACTCGGTCTGACGAACTTTTGGTTTCAATCTTTTCTGATGTTATTAACGCAAGATCTATTCCTCTTTTGAATTTAGAACTCCTAAACATGATTTTGGTCTCATCATACACACTTGGGATTCCACTCTCAAATCAACAATTAGACCTTATTTTGGACTCAATACATCAGCATATTAGTACAAATAACTTGTTTAACTATTCAAATTCTGATAAAACCACCGAAACAACAAATGAAACCTCAGTTGTTAGGATGGGCATAGAAGACATCATCAGCATTTTACATTCACTGGCAAGCCTAGCAAGGCGTTTCCCATCACATCTCGGAAGAATTAGAGATTCTAAAGCATTTGACTCTTTCTTATGTAACATAGAATCATATCTCAAATTACTAAATCCCAGAGAGTTTTCACTGGTTCTATTCTCACTGCATAACCTCAATCTTATTAATCACAACAACAACTTAGTGAGTGTCTTTTATAAAGCTGgaattgaaattttaagCACCTTTGATAACCAGAGCATTTCAACTGTTTTATATATCTCAGCAAACGACCGAAACTTATCAAGACTTTTTAAGCTTTTCAAGAAAAGAATCGATTCCATAATTCGGAGTAATTACCCCTGTGACCCTGCCCATTCCAATACAATTGATGACAAAATTAGTCATGGAGGTAATCCAAAATTCACTGGGAGAGAAAGTTGTAACATACTTTGTAGTTTAATAAAGAAAGGAACTTTGGAACAATTCCACAAGCCCTTTCTTGAACAGAGCATTTCTGATATGAATCTACAAGAGCTTTGTAACCTATGCAGCCTTTTGATAAAGAACAAATACCCA AATCTAGACCTAAGCAACTCTGTAGTTCTGGATTCTCTGACGATTTCAAACTGCTTTCATGAATGGGAAATCGAAAACAATGATATTCTTGACAGATTAATCCAAGCAATAACCACAAACGGCAATTTTGTATTCAACCAGAAGTCAGTACTCTTGTTACACTACTTGACAAAGCTTAAGTATTCAAATCTAAACTCTCTTTTTAGCATGTTTTTGGATAATTTTAACCCAAACCATATAAACTCATCTCAGCTTATTCTTTTTTACAACTCTATTATGAATGCTTATTCTGTTAAATTAGAGGGTTTAGACTTACACCCGGGTCCGGATTCTGGAACTGAGGTGATTTTGAAACTTATGAATAAGGTTGAAACTGAAATACTTGGCCTGGATTTCAACAAATTAGGTAAAATCGACCTGTTTACACTTGGGAAATCaagaaatattttaatttcaaagAAATTACTAAAGCATATTTATGCAACTGAGAGTGCAATTGATAACCTGGATACCATTTACGCCATAACTAAGAGTACAGATAATCATGCTTTATCATCGAGGATTAACTCGttaattagtaaaattaaccctttggattttttaaactcaAATGATACTAAACATAGAAATTTTACAAACTATTTGAATATTGTTTCAAATCTGAGAAACACTGAacttttaaaacaattGGTCCGGAAAACACTAGATACTGGAAACTATTCCAACAACTTTGTTACTCTTCTAGCGATTCTAAATTGTTGCAAGAAGTTACATTATTGTGATTCAAATGTTGAGGCTCTCATGAGTAGATTggtttatttattttctcaCAAAAATTGCTTAGAGGactataaaaatttcaagaGTAAAGAATCTATACACACTAATTTCGACAATTCGTTAGATGACTTTCTCAGTGTACTATATCATTTAGATTACTTTTCGAGTTCCAGAAAATACGATGAAATTATAACCCAGTCTTTGCAAAATGTTATGAATactgtatataataataagttGGATGAAAATGTAAGGATTTTAAGTGGTAAAAATGAACTTGAGAAGTTTGAATCTATACTATTTAACATATCCGCACTGGTTTTCAACGCTGTAGTCAGTTCCTCAGTCCTTGTTATGTACATTAAATACTATTTCTCCCAATCTGCAACTATTTCCCCAACTGTTCTCAAGACCCTCTCAATGCACTCAGGCTGCCTAGACTCCCTTACACTGGAGGAACTTAGGTTAATTAACTCAGTTGAGTTTGAAAGACGTCCTAATTACAGGAAAGATGAAAACTCAATCCAGACTAGTGTATTTTCTATTCTTGGGAAAATTGGTATAAAATCATTACCAGAGGAGCAAGTTTTCGACTATTACGTGGACCTGCTAATTACGTAA
- a CDS encoding mitochondrial processing peptidase alpha subunit, putative (mitochondrial processing peptidase alpha subunit PF00675 Insulinase (Peptidase family M16)), with amino-acid sequence MRGLLGNIGGLIRSNRIRRFTTLDKIHKDPPDYKKVPFLKEDLDSVLSEVPEFNFYYFGSTTDKDYPYKNVPMNEPIYVTGSEGKFTPLDHKFQYAKLENGLRIATLDKGGLDTHLALYVNAGSAHENDQNQGVTSMIENMAFHSTAHLSHLRTIKTVETLGANVSCNAFREHTVYQAEFLRQDLPFLVNLLVGNVLFPRFLTWELAANKHRLSEKRNKVLENPDQLVTEHLHSVAWHNNTLGNFNFCLEPSEDKYTPELMRDFMLNHFYPQNCVLVSVNSGLDELSKWAMRAFSEYNPIPNPSGEVPKLEPKYTGGVKYVEGNTPFTHVTVAYPVKGWDSKQVVVTTLLQSILGGGGSFSTGGPGKGLTTSLYNNVLNRYEFVESCMAFNTVHSTSGLFGIYLVVNGAYASGNLDQVFTLVKDEFERMKRITNHELSGGKNSLKSFLHMSMEHKAVLCEDVGRQLLFCNRVLDASDLENLIDEVTLDDLKSVVNELRVNLNPSVVVYGKLSKVPHPDTVLQLLH; translated from the exons atgagGGGACTTTTAGGAAATATTGGTGGTTTAATTCGTTCCAATAGAATTAGACGATTTACC ACCTTGGATAAAATACACAAGGACCCTCCAGACTATAAAAAAGTCccatttttaaaagaagATCTCGATTCAGTACTATCAGAGGTCCCAGAGTTcaatttctattatttcGGATCAACCACAGATAAAGATTACccatataaaaatgttcCCATGAATGAGCCCATTTATGTAACAGGCTCCGAGGGAAAGTTTACACCTTTAGATCACAAATTTCAGTACGCAAAGCTGGAAAATGGATTAAGGATTGCAACATTGGATAAGGGAGGACTAGATACACATTTAGCACTGTACGTAAATGCCGGATCAGCCCATGAAAATGATCAGAATCAAGGAGTCACCTCGATGATAGAGAATATGGCCTTCCATAGCACTGCACACTTGTCCCACCTTAGAACTATTAAAACCGTTGAGACTTTGGGAGCAAACGTTAGCTGCAACGCTTTTCGAGAACATACAGTCTACCAAGCTGAGTTTCTGAGACAAGACCTACCATTTCTAGTTAACCTTTTAGTTG GAAATGTATTGTTTCCACGTTTTCTTACATGGGAGCTGGCGGCAAATAAGCATAGGCTGTCTGAGAAGAGGAACAAAGTTTTGGAGAACCCAGACCAACTAGTTACTGAACATCTACATAGCGTGGCATGGCATAACAACACTCTTGGCAACTTCAATTTCTGCTTAGAGCCAAGCGAAGATAAATACACCCCCGAACTAATGAGAGACTTCATGCTTAACCATTTTTATCCCCAAAACTGTGTGCTGGTGTCCGTTAATTCAGGACTCGATGAACTTTCAAAATGGGCCATGAGAGCTTTCTCCGAATACAATCCAATTCCAAACCCGTCAG gTGAAGTTCCTAAATTGGAGCCTAAATACACTGGGGGTGTGAAGTATGTAGAAGGTAATACACCTTTTACACACGTGACAGTCGCTTATCCTGTGAAAGGATGGGATAGTAAGCAGGTAGTCGTTACGACTCTTTTGCAGTCGATTTTGGGTGGTGGAGGAAGTTTTAGCACAGGAGGTCCTGGAAAAGGCCTTACAACTAGCCTTTACAACAATGTCCTTAACAGGTACGAGTTTGTGGAAAGTTGCATGGCATTTAACACAGTCCACTCAACGAGTGGACTTTTCGGCATTTATTTAGTGGTTAATGGAGCCTACGCCTCTGGGAACCTTGACCAAGTTTTCACTCTCGTCAAAGACGAGTTCGAGAGAATGAAAAGGATAACCAACCATGAACTTTCCGGCGGGAAAAACAGCCTTAAATCATTCCTTCACATGAGCATGGAACACAAAGCGGTGTTGTGCGAGGACGTTGGTAGGCAGCTTCTTTTTTGTAACAGGGTTCTGGATGCTTCTGACTTGGAAAACCTAATTGACGAAGTAACTCTCGATGACCTAAAATCTGTTGTAAATGAACTTAGGGTTAACCTGAATCCGAGCGTTGTTGTTTATGGTAAACTCTCCAAGGTCCCTCACCCAGACACTGTCTTGCAGCTTTTGCACTGA
- a CDS encoding g10 protein, putative, with protein MPRVRTLNTKPPPEGWELISETLESLDDKMKQAQLESGEGKRKTEILWPIFRIHHQRSRYIYDMFYQKKLISRELYDYCIREGYADANLISKWRKQGYEYLCCLRCIQTSGQNFETTCICRVPKRDLEPGKVIECVLCGCRGCASCDF; from the exons atgcCCCGAGTCCGGACTTTAAACACTAAACCTCCTCCGGAAGGATGGGAATTAATTTCTGAAACCTTGGAATCTCTCGATGATAAGATGAAACAAGCTCAGCTTGAATCCGGAGAGGGAAAACGTAAAACTGAAATTTTGTGGCCAATTTTTAGGATACATCACCAAAGATCTAGATATATTTATGATATGTTTTATCAGAAAAAACTCATTTCAA GAGAATTGTACGATTATTGCATTAGAGAGGGCTACGCTGATGCAAATTTGATTTCGAAGTGGCGTAAGCAAGGCTACGAGTACCTCTGCTGCCTACGTTGTATACAGACTTCAGGCCAAAACTTCGAGACCACCTGTATTTGTCGAGTACCTAAGCGCGACCTCGAGCCTGGAAAGGTAATTGAGTGCGTTCTTTGCGGATGCAGAGGATGCGCTAGCTGCGATTTTTGA